The Linepithema humile isolate Giens D197 chromosome 7, Lhum_UNIL_v1.0, whole genome shotgun sequence genome has a window encoding:
- the LOC137001174 gene encoding uncharacterized protein: MKDFNNNNSTIISVKRIFTSTDTFIKAKEKLKLAEKLSDLNSDEDTKVLKNRRRFYAAKVFSSSSSEEEIQNPMKKRKIDTYPQVLQISKNSKLRHENKNKENFSSAQENEMQHMSSQYSNFSSDNYPKASQVLKNSTIRHQVLENKENFSSEEEDKMLMSSQNSNFSSENNEINVMSQFPIESEDALNQLEEALIDNNYRNNLINKLSTIGGKNLKQLILNIIKRIFTIIIAKEYSWYRKKNNKSFSDLKLCSVVISKYICTYIYPHIQTHKHTLKHIDIYTNKPIHNAYTIYIIHILDLVIKL; encoded by the exons atgaaagattttaataataataattcaacaataatatctgttaaaagaatatttacaagTACAG atacttttattaaagcaaaagagaaattaaaattagccGAAAAATTATCAGATTTAAATTCAGATGAagatacaaaagttttaaaaaatagaagaagatTCTATGCAGCAAAAGTTTTTTCATCATCAAGTAGCGAAGAAGAAATTCAAAATCCtatgaaaaaaaggaaaatagaTACTTATCCACAAGTACTACAAATTTCGAAGAATTCTAAATTACgtcatgaaaataaaaataaagaaaacttttCATCAGCACAGGAAAATGAAATGCAGCACATGAGTTCtcaatattctaatttttcttcag ataattatccAAAAGCATCCCAagtgttaaaaaattctacaatacGTCATCAAGTActcgaaaataaagaaaacttttcatcagaagaagaagataaaatGCTCATGAGTTcacaaaattctaatttttcttcag aaaacaatgaaataaatgtaatgtcACAATTTCCAATAGAAAGTGAGGACGCTTTAAATCAATTAGAAGAGGCTCTcatcgataataattatcgtaataacttg ATAAATAAACTTTCAACAATTGgtggtaaaaatttaaagcagttaattttaaatataataaaacgaatttttacaataattattgcgaaagaGTATAGTTGgtatagaaagaaaaacaacaaaaGCTTTTCGGATTTAAAACTTTGCTCAGTTGTTATCAGtaagtatatatgtacatacatatacccACACATACAAACACATAAACACACACTTAAACACATAGATATTTACACTAATAAACctatacataatgcatatactatatatataatacatatattagatttagttattaaattataa